The Bacillota bacterium DNA segment AGGCCCGACGTACATCGACGTACATCGGCGACATCGCTCCCGCCTAGCGCCTCCTCGTGAAGACCCGTCGGGTGATGGCAGTCAGGGCTTCGCGGGCAGGGCCCGCCGGCAGCCTGGAAGCGCACGCCGCGGCGCGCTCCAGACTCTCCCGCGCTCTCTCGTAAGCGAGGTCCACGCCGCCGCACTCAACCACGGCGCTGCGAACCCAGAGGAGCGATTCGCCATCAAGCTGCCTTGACTCGATGATGTCCCGCGCCCTCGCCCCCAGAGACTCGTGGCTGAGCAGCCTCAGGACCGGCAAGGTGAGCACTCCGCACACTAGATCCTGGCACGTCGGTTTGCCGATCTCCCGCTCGTCGGCCACGAAGTCCAGGGCGTCGTCGGTCAGCTGAAAGGCGATACCCAGTTCCAAACCGTAGTCGGCAGCATTCGCCACTTCTTCGGGAGCCGCGCCGCCGATGACGGCCCCTGCACAGCAGCACGCGGCGACGAGCCTTGCGGTCTTCAGGGTGATCCTTCTGAGGTAGCCTTCCTCGGTCTCATCGCACGAAAACGCGCATGCCTCTTGCTCCAGTTCCCCTTCGCACATCGCCCCTATGGCGTCTGTCATGAGCTCGACCACGCCGAAGTCCCTGTGAAGCGCGAGAAGAGAGAAGGCTCTCGCAAAGAGGAAGTCTCCAAGAAGGACGGCCGACCGCGCTCCGAAGACGGCGTTTACGGTGTGAAACCCTCTGCGCGTCTTCGAACCATCGATCACATCATCGTGCACGAGCGAAGCCATGTGAATGAGCTCCGCCGCTGCGGCAACCTCGATGGCCGCGCGACACCGGACATCGTCAGGGGTCTTCCCGAGATCTTGCGTCGCCCACGCCCAGAGCAAGACGAGAGCCGGCCGCAAGCCCTTCCCCCGGCTCGCGAGAACGTGGTCGCGAGTGGCGGAGAGGCGAGCGCTCTCGCAAGAGAGGGCCTCTCTGATGATGCTGTCGACCGCCCTTACGCGCTCATCCATGCCAGAAGGCAACT contains these protein-coding regions:
- a CDS encoding polyprenyl synthetase family protein: MSGLFELPSGMDERVRAVDSIIREALSCESARLSATRDHVLASRGKGLRPALVLLWAWATQDLGKTPDDVRCRAAIEVAAAAELIHMASLVHDDVIDGSKTRRGFHTVNAVFGARSAVLLGDFLFARAFSLLALHRDFGVVELMTDAIGAMCEGELEQEACAFSCDETEEGYLRRITLKTARLVAACCCAGAVIGGAAPEEVANAADYGLELGIAFQLTDDALDFVADEREIGKPTCQDLVCGVLTLPVLRLLSHESLGARARDIIESRQLDGESLLWVRSAVVECGGVDLAYERARESLERAAACASRLPAGPAREALTAITRRVFTRRR